From the genome of Danio rerio strain Tuebingen ecotype United States chromosome 2, GRCz12tu, whole genome shotgun sequence, one region includes:
- the vcam1a gene encoding vascular cell adhesion protein 1 isoform X1, with protein sequence MFGVKCIPFALWIIILVAGENDLKLKLTPLNPAVHVGEDLRLTCSCNSCSVNVTFTWKTLLDRFHGGVVEDEPTVSRLLIRSISTEHNIKLVCKANCGSERSEKTSAINVYSFPHDPVLPKIKSLITNQEQMLSCTIYNVYPLERFQIEWLLGDKESVVSPDTYPEELYDHEQNYTSVLNYTHSADNLGKNITCKATLKLPNGFEKTRNSTLEYGPGTITISSYKASVKLGENFEITCHADGNPKPKISWWKHEEADPEPQSQNDKLIINNASRSQAGWYQCNASNDLGSLQKSIEVIVLGPPNTPKIQLSHSGELEEGENITIFCSSDGTLAELTISRQSQNAETGGHSQSAALLNLPSIQITDAGTYICEAKNDIGIERSTIEIRVKARQSMPDLMPDLPVAIIPAVGSVSLLTAVGLLIRHCRKKARSESCNLTELN encoded by the exons ATGTTCGGAGTGAAATGCATCCCCTTTGCGTTGTGGATTATTATTCTCGTAGCAG GGGAAAATGACTTAAAACTCAAGTTAACTCCATTAAACCCTGCGGTTCATGTTGGTGAGGATTTGAGGCTGACCTGCAGCTGCAATTCCTGTTCGGTTAATGTGACCTTCACATGGAAAAcgttacttgacagatttcacgGCGGAGTAGTTGAGGACGAGCCGACTGTTTCCCGCCTGCTGATCAGGAGCATCTCGACTGAACACAACATCAAACTCGTCTGTAAAGCTAACTGTGGGAGCGAACGTTCAGAAAAAACTTCAGCAATAAATGTGTACT CGTTTCCACATGATCCTGTACTGCCCAAAATAAAAAGCTTGATAACAAATCAGGAACAGATGCTCAGCTGTACAATCTACAACGTTTACCCTTTGGAAAGGTTTCAAATTGAGTGGCTTCTTGGAGATAAGGAGTCTGTGGTGAGCCCTGACACTTACCCTGAAGAACTGTATGATCATGAGCAGAATTATACCTCAGTGTTGAATTACACACATTCTGCTGATAATCTGGGCAAGAATATCACTTGCAAGGCAACGCTAAAATTGCCAAATGGTTTTGAAAAAACTCGTAATTCGACTCTTGAAT ATGGTCCAGGAACTATAACCATTTCCAGTTACAAAGCCTCAGTAAAGCTTGGTGAAAATTTTGAGATAACATGCCATGCAGATGGAAATCCCAAACCCAAAATATCGTGGTGGAAACATGAAGAGGCTGATCCTGAACCTCAGAGCCAAAATGACAAGCTCATTATAAACAATGCTTCCAGGTCGCAGGCAGGTTGGTACCAGTGCAACGCGAGCAATGACCTGGGAAGCCTGCAAAAAAGCATAGAGGTCATTGTTTTAG GTCCTCCAAACACCCCCAAAATCCAACTAAGCCACAGTGGAGAGCTAGAAGAAGGAGAAAATATAACCATATTCTGTTCTTCAGACGGCACACTGGCTGAACTGACAATCTCTAGACAGTCCCAGAATGCTGAAACAGGAGGTCACAGCCAATCAGCTGCTCTCTTAAACCTCCCATCAATCCAAATAACAGATGCAGGGACTTACATTTGTGAAGCAAAAAATGACATTGGGATTGAGCGAAGCACAATTGAGATTAGAGTGAAAG CACGACAGAGCATGCCTGACCTAATGCCAGACCTGCCTGTAGCCATAATACCTGCTGTTGGGTCAGTGTCGCTGTTGACAGCTGTTGGGCTCCTGATCCGACACTGCAGAAAGAAAGCCAGGAGCGAATCCTGCAACTTGacagaactgaactaa
- the vcam1a gene encoding vascular cell adhesion protein 1 isoform X2: protein MLKIQLKQIYHVRSEMHPLCVVDYYSRSRFHGGVVEDEPTVSRLLIRSISTEHNIKLVCKANCGSERSEKTSAINVYSFPHDPVLPKIKSLITNQEQMLSCTIYNVYPLERFQIEWLLGDKESVVSPDTYPEELYDHEQNYTSVLNYTHSADNLGKNITCKATLKLPNGFEKTRNSTLEYGPGTITISSYKASVKLGENFEITCHADGNPKPKISWWKHEEADPEPQSQNDKLIINNASRSQAGWYQCNASNDLGSLQKSIEVIVLGPPNTPKIQLSHSGELEEGENITIFCSSDGTLAELTISRQSQNAETGGHSQSAALLNLPSIQITDAGTYICEAKNDIGIERSTIEIRVKARQSMPDLMPDLPVAIIPAVGSVSLLTAVGLLIRHCRKKARSESCNLTELN from the exons ATGCTGAAGATACAACTAAAGCAAATCTACCATGTTCGGAGTGAAATGCATCCCCTTTGCGTTGTGGATTATTATTCTCGTAGCAG atttcacgGCGGAGTAGTTGAGGACGAGCCGACTGTTTCCCGCCTGCTGATCAGGAGCATCTCGACTGAACACAACATCAAACTCGTCTGTAAAGCTAACTGTGGGAGCGAACGTTCAGAAAAAACTTCAGCAATAAATGTGTACT CGTTTCCACATGATCCTGTACTGCCCAAAATAAAAAGCTTGATAACAAATCAGGAACAGATGCTCAGCTGTACAATCTACAACGTTTACCCTTTGGAAAGGTTTCAAATTGAGTGGCTTCTTGGAGATAAGGAGTCTGTGGTGAGCCCTGACACTTACCCTGAAGAACTGTATGATCATGAGCAGAATTATACCTCAGTGTTGAATTACACACATTCTGCTGATAATCTGGGCAAGAATATCACTTGCAAGGCAACGCTAAAATTGCCAAATGGTTTTGAAAAAACTCGTAATTCGACTCTTGAAT ATGGTCCAGGAACTATAACCATTTCCAGTTACAAAGCCTCAGTAAAGCTTGGTGAAAATTTTGAGATAACATGCCATGCAGATGGAAATCCCAAACCCAAAATATCGTGGTGGAAACATGAAGAGGCTGATCCTGAACCTCAGAGCCAAAATGACAAGCTCATTATAAACAATGCTTCCAGGTCGCAGGCAGGTTGGTACCAGTGCAACGCGAGCAATGACCTGGGAAGCCTGCAAAAAAGCATAGAGGTCATTGTTTTAG GTCCTCCAAACACCCCCAAAATCCAACTAAGCCACAGTGGAGAGCTAGAAGAAGGAGAAAATATAACCATATTCTGTTCTTCAGACGGCACACTGGCTGAACTGACAATCTCTAGACAGTCCCAGAATGCTGAAACAGGAGGTCACAGCCAATCAGCTGCTCTCTTAAACCTCCCATCAATCCAAATAACAGATGCAGGGACTTACATTTGTGAAGCAAAAAATGACATTGGGATTGAGCGAAGCACAATTGAGATTAGAGTGAAAG CACGACAGAGCATGCCTGACCTAATGCCAGACCTGCCTGTAGCCATAATACCTGCTGTTGGGTCAGTGTCGCTGTTGACAGCTGTTGGGCTCCTGATCCGACACTGCAGAAAGAAAGCCAGGAGCGAATCCTGCAACTTGacagaactgaactaa